The Streptomyces aurantiacus genome includes a region encoding these proteins:
- a CDS encoding NAD(P)-binding protein, translating to MVIGAGIAGLVTARVMSEHVDRVTVLERDRLPQDAVTRKSVPQGRHAHVLLATGQQLLAGWFPGLVDELVRAGAVPLDAKDLVWHQAGAHRVRSDLGFLTMSMSRPLLGARCASGSCGNGPTCPSPTRRPWTAWSWKAAGWPVSGPTEPSTGPTSWSTAPAATPVSSTSWPQRDSRHRGLRHPYRHGLRNPDRAAAAGRSRRRSRPCGRQPGPRSPHGHDGAGGGRPVDRHRGFAPR from the coding sequence ATGGTCATCGGCGCGGGCATAGCAGGTCTGGTGACCGCACGGGTTATGAGTGAGCACGTCGATCGGGTGACGGTACTGGAGCGTGACCGCCTGCCGCAGGACGCGGTCACGCGCAAGAGCGTCCCCCAGGGACGTCACGCCCACGTACTGCTGGCCACCGGCCAGCAACTGCTGGCCGGCTGGTTCCCAGGTCTCGTCGACGAACTGGTGCGGGCAGGCGCGGTCCCCCTCGACGCCAAGGACCTGGTGTGGCACCAGGCGGGCGCCCACCGGGTACGGTCCGATCTCGGATTCCTCACGATGTCGATGAGCCGGCCCCTGCTGGGGGCACGGTGCGCGAGCGGCTCCTGCGGCAACGGTCCAACGTGTCCATCACCGACGAGACGGCCGTGGACCGCTTGGTCCTGGAAGGCGGCCGGGTGGCCGGTGTCCGGACCGACGGAACCGAGCACCGGGCCAACCTCGTGGTCGACTGCACCGGCCGCAACACCCGTTTCCTCGACCAGCTGGCCACAGCGGGATTCCCGGCACCGAGGTCTCCGCCATCCGTATCGACACGGCCTACGGAACCCGGATCGTGCGGCGGCGGCCGGACGATCTCGACGGCGCTCTCGTCCTTGTGGTCGACAACCCGGCCCGCGGTCACCGCATGGGCATGATGGTGCCGGTGGAGGGCGGCCGGTGGATCGTCACCGTGGGTTCGCTCCACGGTGA